DNA sequence from the Mytilus edulis unplaced genomic scaffold, xbMytEdul2.2 SCAFFOLD_1372, whole genome shotgun sequence genome:
atttaaagcctggtatccatgatgagtttatttacaatataatgtTACATTTGAAAATAAGATCGACATGTACACTTGTTTTACTTTTGAAGAGTGTATACGAATTAAATCCTCGGTTCTCAGTTGTCAGCTTGTTGTCAGTGTAGAAAGTATTCTATTTCTTGTAGATTTtattaacatttgttttacataacGGTGTAATGCCTGCatttataccaagtcaggaatatgacagttgttatccattcgtttgatgtgtttgggcttttaatttttgccatttgattagggactttctttttgaattttcctcggagtttagtacttttgtgatttaactCTTTAAACTGTGTGCTttcattatattttcaataaaaaaaaggtaTGCATATGTAATGCAAATGATTGATAAACGTAAATTGGGTGTAAGGTTCTTTTAATAACCATACCGTGATGTACCGACTCACAGTAGGAAAAAGTACAGATTACCCGCTATAAAATGTAAACAAGGGTAATTAAGGCACTACTATATGAGACAAACGCATGACCCAAAACTGAACAGTAATAAAACTATGAATAAAACgataaaatattatacataagAGGTTTAAAATGCATTATAAAGCAATTAAgtaaacatagaaacaagtaaaGTCAATAATGGCTTACATATTATGcaactttgtatttattacaTCTCTAGCGCACtcaattcaaaacgaaaaatatAACCTTTGCCGAATTCTGTAAAGATATTTAGGATTTGTCAACTGTTCATTATATTGCCTGAAGTACAGTCATTACTTTGTAATTTTAGCCAGTAAGTCTTAATACAATAAACAAGTTCGTTGCCGACTcttatgttaaaataaaataaggcAAAAGTAGTATCAGGTGTTTAAATCTGAGAAAAACGATTGTTTGTTCGTATTGATATTGTTTTTAGTAGACATTAGAAAAAATTGTTAgctttcaaatatgattttgtaatTATCAATTATCTTGCACTGGTAATACAACAGAAATTATAACTGTATTATCAATTTTACCCGTTCGTTGCATATGATCTTTTTAAATTAACTAGCAATTGAGTCATTTGTATACCTCACCGCGCCAGTAAATACCCAAAAACTTACCGAATCTGGTTAAATTTTCTGTAAGGCTTAAAAATGACATAGAGACTGCCAAATTAAAAATCCAGTTTGTAAAGGTCGATACAGCATTTCCCGTACTTCGTGCCCATAATGGATAAATCTCGGAGTTTATTGTCCATGGCATTGGTCCCATACCTGTAAATATAATGCCTCATACTAGTAGCTTAAATGTTAAAGGACCAATAAACAAGTACTATAACAAGAGATAGAAAATGTATTGCGACAAAAggtatcaaatattttataacagGAAAAATGATTATTAGACCTAAATGAATGAACTTcaataatcattttcttgaaatggATTTACATTTGGACCTtttgtaattaaatatattaaaaattttaataatattattgatttctgtagatacattgaaaaatgaaaaacaagaggTTATATATATCTCATACATCCGATGTgcttctggatttaccttcaccaggaaagctcaaagccaaatatttgaaagccaaagatGTATAAGAATCTTAACAAGTGAGGAGCAGTACACTTTGTTACGTTTTAATGTTATCAAAACTATAAAAAGCATTTGTTGTCAATGTTATAACTATTCACAAGTTACTAAATGGCGAAGATGTAAACAACTATAGAGCGCTGTAAGCTTTCACAAtttttagaaagctatgaaagaCCCGGCATGACTAAATGTAATACAAAAGCGAATATCATCGGACTTGTTTATGCTCAAAACATTGTAAACAGAAAACATGTAACATGTCCAGTCATGGTGGAGATGTCAAATAGCGTAACTTGTATTAAAACTAAAATAGTTCTAAAGATACTAAACAACAACAAATTTACACAGGACTTATagataacaataacaaaatatctaacaacatttaatttttaatctaACGTTCAACGTTCAAAGTGACACGGGCTTAAAGCGATTCAAAgtaattaaatgtaaaacaaacctGGGGCAAAGAATATGAGATAAAGTACTAAGCCAAGCATAGGCATCCACGAGAAGTCCGTAGGACAAAAGTCATATGCCCATGTGAGATCTCCCTTTAAGTCGGTAGTATTACATCTCCCTCCTGTTGATACCCATGGATTATCGTATGTTGTAGGTAAACAAGAACTGTTTAAAGCAGCATGACGGACGTCTTGATAGCAGTATCCACAAAACAAGTCTTGCATACAGTCATTGCATGTTCTgcaaaaataagtcaacatgccCGTTAGAAATGTTCTCTTGTTGTTTGTGTGCATACATCCTAATTGGAATGAActtaaagacatttaaaacaaGACATTGTTTTAGAGTGATTAAAATATGATAATTG
Encoded proteins:
- the LOC139505643 gene encoding proton myo-inositol cotransporter-like → MVEHSARGTPCSTYKTCNDCMQDLFCGYCYQDVRHAALNSSCLPTTYDNPWVSTGGRCNTTDLKGDLTWAYDFCPTDFSWMPMLGLVLYLIFFAPGMGPMPWTINSEIYPLWARSTGNAVSTFTNWIFNLAVSMSFLSLTENLTRFGTFWLYAGFAFVGVLIIGFTLPETKGKSLEEVEGLFARPWCGTAGPTIDYNTNTIQYVHIRGLNRDGRESELESPE